One Oceaniferula flava genomic window carries:
- the ilvN gene encoding acetolactate synthase small subunit, translating to MSLVTTDNPPEFFISEAPVHTLSVLVNNKAGVLMRICQVFARRGYNIDSLVVSQGRDKQFSRMTIGISGDPAGLEQIILQVTKLVDVIHCVEHDSDHSVVKELLLVKFLVDKEDRTEALQIIDHYDGKTVDLTPTSMIAMINGESSKIDASLAMFSQFEIIETVRTGKVVMARSEKPT from the coding sequence ATGTCTCTCGTAACAACAGACAATCCACCTGAATTTTTCATCTCCGAAGCTCCCGTGCACACCCTCTCCGTGCTGGTGAACAACAAGGCTGGTGTGCTCATGCGCATCTGTCAGGTGTTCGCACGCCGCGGCTACAACATCGATTCCCTGGTCGTGTCCCAAGGACGCGACAAACAATTCTCCCGCATGACCATCGGCATCAGTGGCGACCCCGCCGGCCTGGAGCAGATCATTCTGCAGGTGACCAAACTGGTGGACGTGATCCACTGCGTCGAACACGATAGCGATCACTCCGTGGTCAAGGAGCTGCTGCTGGTCAAGTTCCTGGTCGACAAGGAAGACCGCACGGAAGCGCTGCAAATCATCGATCACTACGATGGCAAAACCGTCGACCTCACCCCGACCTCCATGATCGCCATGATCAACGGTGAGTCCTCCAAGATCGATGCCTCCCTCGCCATGTTCTCCCAGTTTGAGATCATCGAGACCGTGCGCACCGGCAAGGTCGTCATGGCCCGCAGCGAGAAGCCGACCTAG
- a CDS encoding FAD-binding oxidoreductase: MTDRLNSRRSFMRQFSFGSTALLLGLNRAGAESGSAVAPAPEFLQAGSKGYAEACQLFNSRLKLRPSMVARCRTEQDVAAAVSRAAAKRLQITVKSGGHSFEGFSSNNGGMMLDLSEMKALSYDAERDLLTAQPGCRLGEVGDFLFPKGRLLPSGSCAGVGIAGLTLGGGYGLFSRKFGLTCDHLTGLRMVDGAGKVHDSDQHPELLKTCRGGGNGNFGIVTELRFRTVVAPKTFRSQRIRYRRLSPARAAELCSAWFIATQKLPGDVFSAFVLNGSSLTILVTFFESGSQAMVKKAFATLSKQAWKAEPVHIAPTQQAIRRYYGRPGPLPFKNASAGYYKSYQDIASVMPKLAAQVAKVSGTVWQVNTLGGRINRRDYAAESVYPHRSYPWLGEIQGYWQQASRAAACIKNVQAVQSILADAGIDKHYRNYPDIDFANWESAYYSEESLRMIREMKRRYDPENVIRHPQSPRLAEASE; the protein is encoded by the coding sequence ATGACCGATCGATTGAACTCGCGGAGAAGCTTCATGCGGCAATTCTCGTTCGGCTCCACCGCCTTGTTGTTGGGGCTGAATCGAGCGGGGGCCGAAAGTGGCTCTGCTGTGGCGCCAGCACCGGAGTTTTTGCAAGCTGGAAGCAAGGGCTATGCGGAAGCCTGCCAGCTTTTCAATAGTCGACTCAAACTCCGTCCGTCAATGGTTGCTCGCTGTAGGACGGAACAGGATGTGGCCGCTGCGGTGTCGCGTGCTGCGGCGAAGCGTCTGCAGATCACGGTGAAAAGCGGGGGGCATAGTTTTGAGGGCTTCAGCTCGAACAACGGCGGCATGATGCTCGATCTCTCAGAGATGAAGGCGCTGTCCTACGATGCGGAGCGTGACCTGCTGACCGCTCAGCCGGGCTGTCGACTCGGCGAGGTGGGCGATTTCCTCTTTCCCAAAGGCCGCCTTTTGCCCTCCGGCTCCTGCGCCGGTGTGGGCATCGCGGGACTGACCCTCGGCGGTGGTTACGGATTGTTTTCCCGCAAGTTTGGCCTGACCTGTGATCATCTGACCGGCCTGCGCATGGTGGACGGGGCTGGGAAGGTTCACGACAGCGATCAGCACCCGGAGCTGCTGAAGACCTGTCGGGGCGGCGGCAATGGCAACTTCGGCATCGTCACCGAGCTGCGCTTCCGCACCGTCGTGGCGCCGAAGACGTTCCGCAGTCAGCGCATCCGCTATCGGCGATTATCTCCCGCACGAGCTGCGGAGCTTTGTTCCGCCTGGTTCATCGCCACCCAGAAGCTCCCCGGTGATGTTTTTTCCGCCTTTGTGCTGAATGGCAGTAGCTTGACGATCCTGGTCACCTTTTTCGAGTCGGGCAGTCAGGCGATGGTGAAAAAAGCCTTCGCCACCTTGTCGAAGCAGGCTTGGAAAGCTGAACCAGTGCACATTGCGCCGACGCAGCAGGCCATCCGGAGGTATTACGGTCGGCCCGGTCCGCTGCCGTTCAAGAACGCATCGGCCGGCTATTACAAAAGCTACCAAGACATCGCATCCGTCATGCCCAAGCTGGCCGCCCAGGTGGCGAAGGTTTCCGGCACCGTCTGGCAGGTGAACACGCTGGGCGGCAGGATCAATCGTCGCGACTACGCGGCGGAATCCGTCTATCCGCACCGCAGCTACCCGTGGCTGGGTGAGATTCAAGGATATTGGCAGCAAGCGAGTCGGGCTGCGGCTTGCATCAAAAACGTGCAAGCGGTGCAGAGCATTCTCGCCGATGCCGGTATCGACAAGCACTACCGAAATTACCCGGACATCGACTTTGCCAACTGGGAGAGTGCCTATTACAGCGAGGAAAGCTTGCGGATGATCCGCGAAATGAAGCGGCGCTACGATCCGGAAAACGTCATCCGCCACCCGCAGAGTCCGCGTCTTGCGGAGGCAAGCGAGTAG
- the nth gene encoding endonuclease III, producing the protein MTKQERADYIVQRLEELYPETPIPLDHTDPYTLLVAVLLSAQCTDLRVNQVTPALFELANTPEAMMQVPVEDIQAIIRPCGLSPRKSQAISDLSKILVEQHGGEVPQDFDALEALPGVGHKTASVVMAQAFGVPAFPVDTHIHRLAKRWRLCPGKNVVETERYCKRLFAKEKWNKLHLQIIFYGREHCSARGCDGKTCEICTTVNSK; encoded by the coding sequence GTGACGAAACAAGAACGCGCCGATTATATTGTACAGCGACTCGAAGAGCTGTATCCCGAGACCCCGATCCCTCTCGATCATACCGATCCCTACACCTTGCTGGTGGCGGTGCTTCTCTCCGCCCAATGCACGGATTTACGAGTCAATCAGGTGACGCCTGCGCTGTTTGAGCTGGCGAACACACCGGAAGCGATGATGCAGGTTCCGGTGGAGGATATCCAAGCCATCATCCGCCCCTGCGGGCTCTCTCCGAGAAAATCCCAAGCGATCTCCGACCTGTCGAAAATCCTGGTGGAACAGCACGGTGGTGAAGTGCCTCAGGACTTTGACGCTCTGGAAGCCTTGCCGGGCGTAGGGCATAAAACGGCCTCTGTGGTAATGGCTCAGGCCTTTGGTGTGCCCGCCTTTCCGGTAGACACTCACATCCACCGCCTGGCCAAGCGCTGGCGACTCTGCCCGGGGAAGAATGTGGTGGAGACCGAGCGCTATTGTAAGCGTCTCTTTGCCAAAGAGAAATGGAACAAGCTGCACCTGCAGATCATCTTTTACGGTCGGGAGCACTGCAGCGCGCGAGGCTGCGATGGCAAAACCTGCGAAATCTGCACGACGGTGAACAGCAAGTAA
- a CDS encoding 3D domain-containing protein → MLKHTILLGLGGLSLFALSSCSSSLSSAPSTLSKSRAEAIARGSDSSLPQAPSSSVVHRAASLPKDKHGMPSYRPMTDRTRYVRTTAYSHMEMEPGAPGRMNAAGGILKYGTVRSAAADWSVYPLGTTFRIKGQPYTYVVDDYGSALVGTNTIDIFKPSLSSMRYWGTRKAEITVIQWGSFERSLRLLKGRTKYPHCRQMYLGCLRHHGSNMASTRGAGNANSL, encoded by the coding sequence ATGCTTAAACACACTATTCTACTCGGACTCGGCGGACTTTCCCTTTTTGCACTCAGCAGCTGTTCCTCCAGCCTCTCCAGTGCTCCTTCCACTCTGAGCAAAAGCCGAGCTGAAGCCATTGCCCGTGGTTCCGACAGTTCTCTGCCACAGGCGCCATCCTCTTCGGTAGTTCATCGTGCAGCTTCACTTCCTAAGGATAAACACGGCATGCCAAGTTACCGTCCGATGACTGATCGCACGCGCTACGTCCGCACCACAGCCTACTCGCACATGGAAATGGAGCCCGGTGCTCCCGGTCGCATGAATGCCGCTGGTGGTATTTTGAAATACGGCACCGTTCGCAGTGCCGCCGCTGATTGGTCGGTTTACCCGCTGGGCACCACCTTCCGCATCAAAGGTCAGCCCTACACCTATGTGGTGGACGACTACGGTTCAGCATTGGTGGGAACCAACACCATCGACATTTTCAAACCTTCACTCAGTTCCATGCGCTACTGGGGAACTCGCAAGGCGGAGATCACTGTGATCCAGTGGGGCTCCTTCGAGCGCAGCCTGCGTCTGCTGAAAGGCCGCACCAAGTATCCGCACTGCCGCCAGATGTATCTTGGCTGCCTGCGCCATCACGGCTCGAACATGGCAAGCACCCGCGGGGCTGGGAATGCCAACTCTCTCTAA
- a CDS encoding carboxypeptidase M32, with amino-acid sequence MSSDSSQYDSLCAKSREISLLGNTAGVLGWDQETYMPKNGVAYRAKQLSWLSGKIHELGTSDDFREALEGAEQEEGDATQQANVREIRHSYDRSTKLPRELVEKSSEATSLGKAAWAEARQKSDFSLFAPHLSTLLDIARQKAELWGYEEEPYDALLEGFERGAKTSQVAAIFDAVDDELAATAQEACERSLSQPSDILSGHYPIADQQTLNREIAEDVGFDFDGGRIDTTTHPFCTGLGPGDTRLTTRYLEDNFTSSLFGVLHEAGHGLYNQGLPKDQHGLPAGNAVSLGIHESQSRLWENHVGRSRAFWTKWLPRAQEIFPNLAKLDLDTFLTAINRAEKTFIRVEADEATYDLHILLRFGLERKMLNREIEVADVPAAWNESFEKLFAMTPPDDTHGCLQDIHWSMGGLGYFSTYTLGNFNAAQLYHSAMQDQQVASGCEQANYQALLQWMRENIHQQGSVLFPQDLMKAATGEGTNPRFHLDHLKRRFLK; translated from the coding sequence ATGTCATCCGATTCATCTCAATACGATTCCCTCTGTGCCAAAAGCCGTGAAATTTCACTTCTAGGAAACACCGCCGGCGTGCTGGGCTGGGACCAAGAAACTTATATGCCGAAAAATGGCGTGGCGTATCGGGCCAAGCAACTGTCGTGGCTCTCTGGAAAAATCCACGAGCTCGGCACCTCGGACGACTTCCGCGAGGCGCTCGAAGGGGCTGAGCAGGAAGAGGGCGATGCGACGCAACAGGCCAACGTGCGCGAGATCCGGCACAGCTATGACCGCTCGACCAAACTGCCGCGTGAGCTGGTGGAAAAAAGCAGTGAAGCCACCTCGCTCGGCAAGGCCGCCTGGGCAGAGGCTCGCCAGAAATCAGACTTCTCCCTCTTCGCCCCTCACCTATCCACGCTCTTGGATATTGCCCGGCAGAAAGCAGAGCTCTGGGGCTACGAGGAGGAACCTTACGATGCCTTACTGGAAGGTTTCGAGCGCGGAGCCAAGACCTCGCAGGTGGCCGCCATTTTCGATGCCGTGGATGATGAACTCGCCGCCACCGCCCAAGAGGCCTGTGAACGATCACTGTCCCAGCCAAGCGATATTCTCAGCGGCCACTACCCCATTGCCGACCAGCAAACCCTCAACCGCGAGATTGCCGAGGACGTCGGCTTTGATTTCGACGGTGGACGGATCGATACCACCACGCACCCATTTTGCACCGGTCTTGGACCTGGCGACACCCGACTGACCACCCGCTACCTGGAGGACAATTTCACCTCCTCTCTGTTCGGAGTGCTGCACGAGGCGGGCCACGGACTATACAACCAGGGGCTGCCCAAAGACCAACACGGTCTGCCGGCAGGCAATGCGGTCTCACTCGGCATCCACGAATCACAATCACGACTGTGGGAAAATCACGTCGGGCGCTCGCGGGCGTTCTGGACCAAGTGGCTGCCACGGGCACAGGAAATCTTCCCCAACCTGGCGAAGCTCGATCTCGACACCTTTCTGACTGCTATCAATCGGGCGGAGAAAACCTTCATCCGGGTGGAGGCTGACGAGGCGACCTACGATCTCCACATCCTGCTGCGCTTCGGTCTCGAACGCAAAATGCTCAACCGGGAAATCGAGGTGGCAGACGTGCCGGCGGCGTGGAATGAGAGTTTCGAAAAGCTGTTCGCCATGACTCCTCCGGACGACACCCATGGCTGCCTTCAGGACATTCACTGGTCGATGGGTGGACTGGGGTATTTCTCCACCTACACCCTGGGGAATTTCAATGCTGCCCAGCTGTATCACAGCGCAATGCAGGATCAGCAAGTGGCCTCGGGCTGCGAGCAGGCGAACTACCAAGCGCTGCTGCAATGGATGCGCGAAAATATCCACCAGCAGGGCAGCGTTCTCTTCCCTCAGGATCTCATGAAGGCCGCCACCGGAGAAGGAACCAACCCACGGTTCCACCTCGACCACTTGAAACGTAGGTTTTTAAAATAA
- a CDS encoding HNH endonuclease codes for MKLLCRGHAHVVEAEGEMKYQTHDLGSWLERSSEASEPVSEKVIRTVSYAIKIPKVIVLAVYDQLPSRELNFTRHNVFLRDHHTCQYCHQVFPERELNLDHVVPRDKGGGTSWENIVTSCFSCNNRKANKLPQEAQMFPKVPPRAPAWRPLFGYRRRGAIDDSWQSFL; via the coding sequence ATGAAACTTCTCTGCCGGGGTCATGCGCATGTGGTCGAGGCGGAGGGCGAAATGAAATACCAGACTCACGATCTGGGGTCTTGGCTGGAGCGATCGAGTGAGGCCTCTGAACCTGTGTCCGAGAAAGTCATCCGCACTGTTAGCTACGCGATCAAGATCCCCAAGGTGATTGTCCTCGCGGTCTATGATCAACTGCCTAGCAGAGAGCTGAATTTCACTCGCCACAATGTGTTTCTACGCGACCACCACACCTGTCAATACTGCCACCAAGTGTTCCCCGAGCGCGAGCTGAACCTCGATCATGTGGTGCCACGCGACAAGGGAGGGGGGACCAGCTGGGAGAACATTGTGACCTCCTGTTTCAGCTGCAATAACCGTAAAGCAAATAAACTTCCGCAGGAGGCCCAGATGTTTCCCAAAGTCCCACCGCGAGCACCCGCGTGGCGGCCCCTGTTCGGTTATCGGCGTCGAGGGGCCATTGACGACAGCTGGCAGAGTTTCCTGTAA
- a CDS encoding DUF455 family protein, translating into MEMREAAERLLFSSSLEEKLALGPESATDDSPGPQILLPDAPGRPDELRIQAKGVRAEFPGVNKLDDDRERGKMLHFLANHELLAAELMALVLLRFPTAPKAYRAGVYEAMREEQMHTLMYLRRMKDCGIHFGELPLNDYFWRLIAPMETPMDFVTRLNLTFEQANLDFSKHYAGLFRQVGDTGTAAVLEKIYLDEIGHVGHGVKWFRKWKAEGETDWQAFGKSLTFPLAPAKAKGIAPFNAEGRRLAGFDDDFIAHLEVCEQSRGRTPVLHWFNANAESQVAAAVSGKRFDGNKMERALEADLEMLTFAWCRRDDIVLLRQQPGKEHLARLQEAGIRLPEVVTIDAMEHEDFAGRKLGGVRPWAWSPDASAQLATVADRISNNVPWQWRKPLPPICFSKELGNRLELQLEQEGAVQVGGVFCLSVDAVVEALVAAQQNGNVLLKAAHACAGRGHRKVLQNDPLEEHQAWIEKMLRHHGGLVVEPWLDRVLDFSSLYEINAEGKVQHVGMTRMENDRQGRFLGTVVHHKWGSDLEPDLREFLFRESKVMPFYRQEIPAALTQLFSEIAPDYSGPVGVDAMVFRHPDGRLGLRHVVELNVRMTMGRVALELFRKLHLKKEQSCPGRFRILRKNKLPADAFLTGHSQLIHNRRVVLNDPNTAQAFIAVWEYLD; encoded by the coding sequence ATGGAAATGCGCGAAGCGGCAGAGCGGTTATTGTTTTCTTCATCACTGGAAGAAAAGCTGGCGCTGGGGCCGGAATCCGCCACCGACGATTCACCGGGGCCGCAGATCTTGCTGCCGGACGCTCCTGGTCGACCTGATGAGCTGCGCATCCAGGCCAAGGGCGTGCGCGCCGAGTTCCCCGGGGTCAACAAGCTCGATGACGACCGCGAACGCGGGAAGATGCTGCATTTTCTCGCCAACCACGAACTCCTCGCCGCCGAGTTGATGGCGCTGGTGCTGCTGCGTTTCCCCACTGCTCCCAAAGCCTACCGCGCCGGTGTTTACGAAGCGATGCGTGAGGAGCAGATGCACACGCTGATGTATTTGCGCCGGATGAAAGACTGCGGCATCCACTTCGGCGAGCTGCCGTTGAATGATTATTTCTGGCGTCTGATCGCGCCGATGGAGACGCCCATGGACTTCGTCACTCGCCTGAATCTCACCTTCGAACAGGCGAACCTCGATTTTTCCAAACACTACGCCGGCCTGTTCCGTCAGGTGGGCGATACCGGCACTGCCGCGGTGCTGGAAAAGATTTACCTCGATGAAATTGGCCACGTCGGCCACGGGGTGAAGTGGTTCCGCAAATGGAAGGCCGAGGGGGAGACCGACTGGCAGGCCTTCGGCAAATCGCTGACCTTTCCGCTAGCTCCGGCCAAGGCCAAGGGGATTGCTCCTTTCAATGCGGAGGGGAGGCGCTTGGCGGGCTTCGACGATGATTTTATCGCTCATTTGGAAGTCTGCGAGCAGTCGCGCGGACGCACGCCGGTGCTGCACTGGTTCAATGCCAATGCCGAATCTCAGGTGGCGGCGGCGGTGAGCGGCAAGCGCTTCGATGGAAACAAAATGGAGCGTGCTCTGGAGGCGGATTTGGAAATGCTGACCTTTGCCTGGTGTCGGCGTGACGACATCGTGCTGCTCCGTCAGCAACCGGGGAAAGAGCATCTGGCGCGCCTGCAGGAAGCGGGGATCAGGCTGCCGGAGGTGGTGACGATCGATGCCATGGAGCACGAGGATTTTGCCGGTCGCAAGCTGGGGGGCGTTCGGCCCTGGGCGTGGTCGCCTGACGCATCGGCGCAATTGGCCACGGTCGCCGATCGAATTTCCAACAATGTCCCATGGCAATGGCGCAAGCCGCTGCCGCCGATCTGTTTTAGCAAGGAGCTGGGGAACCGACTGGAGCTGCAGCTGGAGCAAGAGGGCGCTGTGCAGGTCGGTGGTGTGTTCTGTTTATCGGTCGATGCCGTCGTTGAGGCGCTGGTCGCCGCGCAGCAGAATGGCAATGTGCTGCTCAAAGCCGCCCACGCCTGCGCAGGGCGGGGGCATCGCAAGGTGCTGCAGAACGATCCGTTGGAAGAGCACCAAGCATGGATCGAGAAAATGCTGCGGCATCACGGTGGTCTGGTGGTGGAGCCATGGCTCGATCGGGTGCTCGATTTTTCCAGTCTCTACGAAATCAATGCCGAGGGCAAGGTGCAGCACGTTGGCATGACGCGGATGGAAAACGATCGTCAAGGTCGCTTCCTCGGCACCGTGGTGCATCACAAATGGGGCAGCGATCTCGAGCCGGACCTGCGTGAATTTCTCTTCCGGGAGTCCAAGGTAATGCCCTTTTACCGACAGGAAATCCCCGCGGCATTGACGCAATTATTCAGTGAGATCGCACCCGATTATTCTGGTCCGGTGGGGGTGGATGCGATGGTTTTCCGGCACCCGGATGGTCGGCTCGGGCTGCGTCATGTGGTGGAGTTGAATGTGCGCATGACCATGGGCAGGGTGGCCTTGGAATTGTTCCGCAAGCTGCACCTCAAGAAAGAGCAATCCTGTCCCGGGCGCTTCCGGATTTTGCGCAAAAACAAGCTGCCGGCCGATGCTTTCCTCACAGGTCATTCACAGCTTATTCACAATCGCAGGGTGGTGCTCAACGACCCAAATACTGCCCAAGCCTTCATTGCGGTTTGGGAGTATTTGGATTAA
- the tal gene encoding transaldolase: MSATNHLEQLKKYTTVVADTGDFASMQEYQPQDATTNPSLILQAANKPEYKHLVEQAVNEHKDSDLEGNALVESIIDRILILFGLEILKIVPGRVSTEVDARLSFDTASTVAKARQLIAMYEKEGISRDRILIKIASTWEGIRAAEELEREGIHCNLTLLFAFAQAVACAEAKVQLISPFVGRIYDWYKNDTGIDYKGAEDPGVLSVTKIYNYYKKFGYKTEVMGASFRNTGQITELAGCDLLTISPGLLEELQNTEGELEEKLNPATAESCDEEKISLDEKAFRFMFNEDAMATEKTAQGIRGFSADIVKLEKLIEDLLG; encoded by the coding sequence ATGAGTGCAACCAATCACCTCGAGCAACTTAAGAAATACACTACCGTCGTCGCAGATACCGGCGATTTCGCATCCATGCAGGAATACCAACCCCAGGATGCCACCACCAACCCATCTCTCATCCTCCAGGCCGCCAACAAGCCTGAATACAAGCACCTCGTTGAGCAAGCCGTCAACGAGCACAAGGACTCCGATCTGGAGGGCAACGCGCTCGTTGAAAGCATCATCGACCGCATCCTGATCCTCTTCGGACTGGAAATCCTCAAGATTGTCCCCGGTCGTGTCTCCACCGAGGTCGACGCCCGTCTTTCCTTCGATACAGCAAGCACCGTGGCCAAAGCACGCCAGCTGATTGCCATGTATGAAAAAGAAGGCATCAGCCGCGATCGCATCCTGATCAAGATCGCTTCCACATGGGAAGGCATTCGCGCCGCTGAAGAGCTCGAGCGTGAAGGCATCCACTGTAACCTCACCCTGCTGTTCGCCTTTGCCCAAGCCGTGGCATGCGCCGAAGCCAAGGTCCAGCTGATCTCCCCCTTCGTCGGCCGTATTTACGATTGGTATAAAAACGACACCGGCATCGACTACAAAGGCGCCGAGGATCCAGGTGTGCTCTCCGTCACCAAGATCTACAACTACTACAAGAAATTCGGCTACAAAACCGAAGTCATGGGTGCCTCGTTCCGCAACACCGGCCAGATCACCGAGCTCGCAGGCTGCGATCTCCTCACCATCAGCCCCGGCCTGCTTGAAGAACTCCAGAACACCGAGGGTGAGCTGGAAGAGAAACTTAACCCGGCCACTGCCGAGTCTTGCGACGAGGAAAAAATCAGCCTCGACGAAAAAGCCTTCCGCTTCATGTTCAACGAAGACGCCATGGCTACCGAGAAGACGGCTCAAGGGATTCGCGGATTCTCCGCTGATATTGTGAAACTTGAAAAGTTGATCGAAGACCTTCTTGGATAA
- the ilvB gene encoding biosynthetic-type acetolactate synthase large subunit: MDTQEIDGAQALIKTLDNLGVEYIFGYSGGAAIPIFDALVTVKSNIKFILARHEQGCCHMADGYARATGKPAVVLVTSGPGAGNTITGIMTAQMDSVPMIILCGQQVTWMLGKDAFQEADIFGITMPVVKHNYLVKDTNEIPRVAREAHHIATSGRPGPVLIDLPKDITQGPFTGDMDPEFDLPGYQPEKFYSVDASDIDHALQLIHKASKPLILAGHGAMISGADAELKELAETLRCPVTSTLLGKGVFPEEHELSVGMLGMHGTAYANKAVCDCDLLINVGSRFDDRIIGQADKFCAGAKIIHIDIDPSEMNKMITPDVRIVSDAKSALAEINKRISGLDTEPWLAQIESWKKKFPLSYRKQGGLRMQQVIDEMYQVAGGDAIVTTDVGQHQMWAAQFYKTNASWKWISSGGAGTMGFGFPAAIGAQLACPDETVISISGDGGFQMTLFELATAALHKLPVKIVVLNNHYLGMVRQWQELFFEDRKSGVDLEGNPDFCKLAAAYGIPSFNIKRPADVRKQLEKAFAVKDGPVLIHAECVKTDNVFPMIPAGAALEDMLTEPPKHKMAKPTGST; the protein is encoded by the coding sequence ATGGACACTCAAGAAATAGACGGAGCACAAGCTCTTATCAAGACCCTGGATAATCTAGGGGTGGAATATATCTTCGGATACTCAGGCGGAGCCGCGATTCCAATTTTCGATGCTCTCGTCACCGTCAAGAGCAATATCAAATTCATCCTCGCTCGCCACGAGCAAGGTTGCTGCCACATGGCGGACGGCTATGCCCGTGCCACCGGCAAACCAGCCGTGGTGCTCGTCACCTCCGGCCCTGGTGCGGGAAATACCATCACCGGCATCATGACCGCCCAGATGGACTCCGTGCCAATGATCATCCTCTGCGGTCAGCAAGTGACCTGGATGCTCGGCAAAGACGCTTTCCAAGAAGCCGATATCTTCGGCATCACCATGCCTGTGGTGAAACACAACTACCTGGTGAAGGACACCAATGAAATCCCCCGCGTAGCTCGCGAGGCACACCACATTGCCACATCTGGCCGCCCCGGCCCCGTCCTCATCGACCTTCCCAAGGACATCACCCAAGGCCCGTTCACGGGCGACATGGACCCTGAGTTTGATCTCCCAGGCTACCAGCCTGAGAAGTTCTACTCCGTGGACGCCTCCGATATCGATCACGCCCTGCAGCTGATCCACAAGGCCAGCAAACCTCTCATCCTCGCCGGTCACGGTGCGATGATCTCCGGTGCGGATGCCGAGCTCAAGGAGCTGGCGGAAACGCTGCGCTGCCCGGTGACATCCACCTTGTTGGGCAAAGGTGTGTTCCCCGAGGAGCACGAACTTTCTGTCGGAATGTTAGGTATGCACGGCACAGCCTATGCCAACAAGGCCGTCTGCGACTGTGACCTGCTGATCAACGTCGGTTCACGCTTTGACGATCGCATCATCGGCCAAGCCGATAAGTTCTGCGCCGGTGCCAAGATCATTCACATCGATATCGACCCGTCCGAAATGAACAAGATGATCACACCAGACGTGCGCATCGTTTCCGACGCCAAATCGGCACTCGCCGAGATCAACAAACGCATCTCCGGCCTCGATACCGAGCCATGGCTCGCGCAAATCGAAAGCTGGAAGAAGAAGTTCCCACTCAGCTACCGCAAGCAAGGTGGACTGCGCATGCAGCAAGTGATCGATGAAATGTATCAAGTGGCCGGTGGCGATGCCATCGTCACCACCGACGTCGGCCAGCACCAGATGTGGGCCGCCCAGTTCTACAAAACCAATGCTTCATGGAAGTGGATCTCCTCGGGAGGTGCCGGCACCATGGGCTTCGGCTTCCCCGCCGCCATCGGTGCCCAGCTCGCCTGCCCGGACGAAACCGTGATCTCCATCTCCGGAGACGGAGGTTTCCAGATGACCTTGTTCGAGCTCGCCACCGCCGCCCTGCACAAGCTGCCGGTCAAGATTGTGGTGCTGAACAACCACTACCTCGGCATGGTGCGTCAGTGGCAAGAGCTGTTCTTCGAAGACCGGAAATCCGGCGTCGATCTCGAGGGCAACCCGGACTTCTGCAAACTCGCAGCGGCCTACGGCATCCCGTCATTCAACATCAAGCGCCCGGCCGATGTGCGCAAGCAGTTGGAGAAAGCCTTTGCGGTGAAAGACGGCCCCGTGCTGATCCACGCCGAGTGTGTCAAGACCGACAACGTCTTCCCCATGATCCCGGCTGGAGCCGCTCTCGAGGACATGCTCACCGAGCCACCGAAACACAAAATGGCCAAACCCACAGGATCCACCTAG